A window from Danio aesculapii chromosome 6, fDanAes4.1, whole genome shotgun sequence encodes these proteins:
- the chmp4ba gene encoding charged multivesicular body protein 4b, giving the protein MSLFGKMFGSGGKGGKSASPQEAIQRLRETEEMLTKKQEFLEKKIEQELLTAKKNGTKNKRAALQALKRKKRYEKQLAQIDGTLSTIEFQREALENAHTNTEVIKNMGYAAKAMKAAHDNMDIDKVDELMQDITEQQELAQEISDAISKPVGFGEEFDEDELLAELEELEQEELDKNLLEIGDNVPLPNVPSTSLPSRPAKKKEEEDEDDMKDLEAWAAN; this is encoded by the exons ATGTCTTTGTTCGGGAAGATGTTTGGTAGCGGTGGGAAAGGGGGTAAATCTGCAAGCCCTCAGGAGGCAATCCAGCGACTGCGAGAAACTGAAGAAATGTTGACCAAGAAGCAGGAGTTTCTGGAGAAGAAGATCGAGCAGGAGCTCCTTACGGCCAAGAAAAACGGCACGAAGAACAAAAGAG CGGCACTACAGGCCTTGAAGCGTAAGAAGCGCTATGAGAAGCAGTTAGCTCAGATTGACGGCACTCTTTCCACCATTGAGTTCCAGCGGGAGGCGCTAGAAAACGCACACACCAACACCGAGGTCATCAAAAACATGGGCTACGCTGCCAAGGCCATGAAGGCGGCACACGACAACAT GGACATCGACAAAGTGGATGAACTCATGCAGGACATCACAGAACAGCAGGAGCTGGCACAAGAAATTTCAGACGCCATCTCCAAACCTGTCGGGTTTGGAGAGGAATTTGATGAG GATGAGCTGTTAGCTGAACTGGAGGAACTGGAGCAGGAAGAGTTGGACAAGAACCTTCTGGAGATCGGAGATAATGTACCACTGCCAAACGTCCCCTCAACGTCTTTACCATCCAGACCAG cgaagaagaaagaagaagaggATGAGGATGACATGAAAGACCTGGAGGCTTGGGCTGCCAATTAA
- the atp5f1e gene encoding ATP synthase subunit epsilon, mitochondrial, protein MVAYWRQAGLSYIRYSAICARVVRAALKPQIKAEAIKNAESNVRVTKVKTT, encoded by the exons ATGGTTGCTTACTGGAGACAAGCAGGGCTGAG CTACATCAGGTACTCTGCGATCTGCGCTAGGGTAGTGCGTGCTGCACTGAAGCCGCAGATCAAAGCTGAGGCGATTAAAAACGCTGAGTCCAATGTGAGGGTCACCAAAGTCAAGACCACATAA